Sequence from the Bacteroidota bacterium genome:
GACGTTTTTGATGTCTTTTGTTGCAAAGTGTTTCATAATCGTAGCAATGGCAATCGCCGTTAGGGGTGATCAATCGAGTGTGAAAGAGCGTTTTGTTTCGTAGCGTATTCGCAACGGACAGGAAGTCATTAATTTATAGAATGTTTAGCTAAAAGTCTATTGGGTTTTGAGCTCATTTTGATTTTCTAGGGAAATTTTCCGCGAAATGGTGTTGCAATGCGGCAGCACGGCAGGAGGGCTGGCAAAAACTTTGAAATTTGTAGCATTTGGTCCAACTTTGTCGTTGTAAGTGAATTCTAAACGGGTTTTCCCGATAACCACAATGGAAATCGAAAAGGAAATTGTTCAGGCCAAGTTCAAGAGTCCCCTCCAAAAGGGTATCGTGAACATTATTTATACCAGCAATTGGATTCATTCGCGACAAGCCAAAGTCCTGAAACCATTCGGAATTACGATACAGCAATACAACATCCTGCGCATTCTGCGTGGGCAACATCCCAATCCGGCCTCAATTACCTTGCTCACCGACCGCATGTTGGACAAAATGAGCAATGCTTCACGTTTGGTAGAAAAGTTGCTCGCCAAGGGTTACGTGGAGCGCACTGTTTGCCCGAGTGACCGTCGGCAGGTGAATGTGCTGATCACTCCGGTTGGACTTGCCATTTTGCCGCAGTTGGAAAATGTTCTGGATCAAGTCGAAGGCAACGTGCATAACCTCAGCGACGATGAATTGGAGATGCTGAGCAGCCTGCTTGATCGACTGAGGGGTTAGTCTCCCTTAAATTTCTCGGGAAAAAGCGGGAAATGTCGCGGGGAAATTGAGCGAAGTCACTTTTAAAAGCGGCGATTGGAACGTAGTTTTGGAAAAAGGCTTT
This genomic interval carries:
- a CDS encoding MarR family transcriptional regulator: MEIEKEIVQAKFKSPLQKGIVNIIYTSNWIHSRQAKVLKPFGITIQQYNILRILRGQHPNPASITLLTDRMLDKMSNASRLVEKLLAKGYVERTVCPSDRRQVNVLITPVGLAILPQLENVLDQVEGNVHNLSDDELEMLSSLLDRLRG